In one window of Arachis ipaensis cultivar K30076 chromosome B06, Araip1.1, whole genome shotgun sequence DNA:
- the LOC107646715 gene encoding probable dolichyl pyrophosphate Man9GlcNAc2 alpha-1,3-glucosyltransferase, translating into MVKGKETSYTVSVVDGDGNQCCWWWWWLEHKGTTTTFLIVGLFVVLVRAAVSLHSYSGFANPPKFGDYEAQRHWMEITINLPIQEWYRNSTSNDLSYWGLDYPPLTAYQSFIHGLFLGFVHPESVSLVTSRGHESYLGKLLMRWTVLSFDLLIFFPAVLYFVIVRYGQPSRSRKSDIGWHIAMLLLNPCLILIDHGHFQYNCISLGFTIGAVAGVLSGKDLVACVLYCLALNHKQMSAYFVPAFFSHLLGKCLRHKHPLFEVSKLGFYVLGTFAAVWWPYLYSKDSILEVLSRLAPFERGIFEDYVANFWCASSIIIKWKRLFTSESLRLLSLIATVITCLPSIDQ; encoded by the exons ATGGTGAAAGGAAAGGAGACTAGTTACACTGTTAGTGTAGTTGATGGTGATGGAAACCAAtgttgctggtggtggtggtggctggagCACAAGGGAACAACAACTACATTCCTTATTGTTGGATTGTTTGTGGTTTTGGTTCGTGCCGCAGTGTCCCTCCACTCTTACTCCGGTTTCGCTAACCCTCCGAAATTTGGTGACTATGAGGCACAGAGGCATTGGATGGAGATCACCATCAATCTCCCAATTCAAGAATGGTATAGAAACAGCACCAGCAATGATTTGAGTTACTGGGGTCTTGATTATCCACCACTCACTGCTTACCAGAGTTTCATTCATGGCCTTTTTCTGGGATTTGTTCACCCTGAATCTGTTTCCCTTGTCACATCCAGAGGTCATGAATCTTATCTCGG AAAACTACTAATGAGGTGGACAGTGTTATCATTTGATTTGTTGATATTCTTTCCAGCTGTTCTGTACTTTGTTATTGTTCGTTATGGTCAACCTTCAAGGAGTCGTAAAAGTGACATAGGATGGCACATTGCCATGCTTTTGTTAAacccttgtttgatcttaattgaCCATGGTCAC TTTCAATACAACTGCATCAGCTTGGGATTTACCATTGGAGCTGTTGCTGGTGTCCTCTCTGGGAAGGATCTTGTAGCATGTGTTTTGTATTGTCTAGCTCTAAATCATAAGCAG ATGAGTGCATATTTTGTCCCTGCTTTTTTCAGCCATCTCCTGGGTAAATGCTTGAGGCATAAACATCCGCTCTTTGAGGTATCAAAACTAGGGTTTTATGTTTTGGGAACCTTTGCAGCTGTGTGGTGGCCTTATCTGTATTCAAAGGATTCCATTTTGGAG GTCCTCTCACGCCTTGCTCCTTTTGAAAGAGGAATATTTGAGGATTATGTGGCCAACTTTTGGTGTGCCTCTTCCATTATCATCAAGTGGAAGAGATTATTTACATCAGAGTCACTGAGGCTTCTCAGCTTAATTGCAACGGTTATAACTTGTCTTCCTTCAATTGATCAGTAG